In Humulus lupulus chromosome 6, drHumLupu1.1, whole genome shotgun sequence, a single genomic region encodes these proteins:
- the LOC133783819 gene encoding uncharacterized protein LOC133783819 — MSPTSPTPPLHHGDTPDDVSTLDHGGTPDVPVFAASGPHTPDATHHDDDGGTPDVPVLAASSPHTPDATHHDDDDTCLAESRRFAPTLRGKKRMRRPLTNPFPTLKASGSTQNIFAV, encoded by the coding sequence ATGTCACCCACATCCCCAACACCACCACTTCATCATGGTGACACTCCAGATGATGTATCAACCCTTGATCATGGTGGCACTCCTGATGTCCCTGTGTTTGCTGCATCTGGCCCTCACACCCCTGATGCCACTCACCACGATGACGATGGTGGCACTCCTGATGTCCCTGTGCTTGCTGCATCTAGTCCTCACACCCCTGATGCCACTCACCATGACGATGATGACACGTGTTTGGCTGAATCAAGAAGGTTCGCTCCCACACTGAGAGGTAAGAAACGTATGCGTCGTCCACTGACAAATCCATTTCCAACTCTCAAGGCCAGTGGTAGTACCCAAAATATTTTCGCTGTATAA